ttgttAGCAAGATTATATGTAATGGAATCGATATTTCCCGATATTTCTCGGACGAATTCTCCATGCCAAAACGTAAGAGTATGCCCAGCGACTGTCgactttttgtttgttattagaTGTTATTGGTTGtttcattattttattttattttattttattttattttattctattttattttatttttaataaattagATTTATATAAGTATTTTTATCTCCctttttctaatgtttttcCCGCAAAATGTGCCAAGGATTCTTCGCTAGACTGAATGACAGGGTTGCatatttaaatgttttttttcgcgAGCACACGTTATAACCCACCTCTCGTAAAGTTGCCCTAGTAAAAAAGTCCAAGCTTGAAGAAACAAAGAGTATGCGTGATACGGCAGCGCTATTCCCCGGGAGACAAGCTCGCAGGTGAGTATGGGTAATACTAGAGCGCTATTCCCCGTGAGACAAGCGCGCAGGTGAGTATGGGTAATACTGGAACGCTATTCCCCGGGAGACAAGCTCGAAGGTGAGTATGGGTAATATTGGAGCGCTATTCCCCGTGAGACAAGCGCGCAGGTGAGTATGGGTAATACTGGAGCGCTATTCCCCGTGAGATAAGCTCGCAGGTGAGTATGGGTAATACTGGAGCGCTGTTCCCCGTGAGACAAGCGCGCAGGTGAGTATGGGTAATACTGGAGCGCTATTCCCCGTGAGACAAGCTCGCAGGTGAGTATGGGTAATACTGGAGCGCTATTCCACATGAGACAAGCGCGCAGGTGAGTATGGGTAATACTGGAGCGCTATTCCCCGTGAGACAAGCTCCCAGGTGAGTATGGGTAATACTGAGGCGCTATTCCACATGAGACAAGCGTGCAGGTGAGTATGGGTGATACTGGAGCGCTATTCCCCGTGAGACAAGCTCGAAGGTGAGTATGGGTAATACTGGAACGCTATTCCCCGTGAGACAAGCTCGCAGGTGAGTATGGGTAATACTGGAGCGCTATTCCGCGTGAGACAAGCGCGCAGGTGAGTATGGGTAATACTGGAGCGCTATTCCCCGTGAGACAAGCGCGCAGGTGAGTATGGGTAATACTGGAGCGCTGTTCCACGTGAGACAAGCTCGCAGGTGAGTATGGGTAATATTGGTGCGCTATTCCCCGTGAGACAAGCTCGCAGGTGAGTATGGGTAATATTGGTGCGCTATTCCCCGTGAGACAAGCTCGAAGGCGAGTATGGGTAATACTGGAACGCTATTCCCCATGAGACAAGCTCGCAGGTGAGTATGGGTAATACTGGAGCTCTATTCCCCGTGAGACAAGCGCGCAGGTGAGTATGGGTCATACTGCAGCGCTATTCCCCGTGAGACAAGCGCGCAGGTGAGTATGGGTAATACTGGAGCGCTGTTCCCCGTGAGACAAGCTCGCAGGTGAGTATGGGTAATATTGGTGCGCTCTTCCCCGTGAGACAAGCTCGCAGGTGAGTATGGGTAATATTGGTGCGCTATTTCCCGTGAGACAAGCTCGAAGGTGAGTATGGGTAATACTGGAACGCTATTTCCCGTGAGACAAGCTCGCAGGTGAGTATGGGTAATACTGGAGCGCTATTCCCCGCGAGATAAGCGCGCAGGTGAGTATGGGTAATACTGGAGCGCTATTCCCCGTGAGACAAGCGCGCAGGTGAGTATGGGTAATACTGGAGCGCTATTTCCCGTGAGACAAGCGGGCAGGTGAGTATGGGTAATACTGGAACGCTATTCCCCGGGAGACAAGCTCGAAGGTGAGTATGGGTAATATTGGAGCGCCATTCCCCGTGAGACAAGCGCGCAGGTGAGTATGGGTAATACTGGAGCGCTATTCCCCGTGAGATAAGCTCGCAGGTGAGTATAGGTAATACTGGAGCGCTGTTCCCCGTGAGACAAGCGCGCAGGTGAGTATGGGTAATACTGGAGCGCTGTTCCCCGTGAGACAAGCGCGCAGGTGAGTATGGGTAATACTGGAGCGCTGTTCCACGTGAGACAAGCTCGCAGGTGAGTATGGGTAATACTGGAGCGCTGTTCCCCGTGAGACAAGCGCGCAGGTGAGTATGGGTAATACTGGAGCGCTATTCCCCGTGAGACAAGCTCGCAGGTGAGTATGGGTAATACTGGAGCGCTATTCCACATGAGACAAGCGCGCAGGTGAGTATGGGTAATACTGGAGCGCTATTCCCCGTGAGACAAGCTCCCAGGTGAGTATGGGTAATACTGAGGCGCTATTCCACATGAGACAAGCGCGCAGGTGAGTATGGGTGATACTGGAGCGCTATTCCCCGTGAGACAAGCTCGAAGGTGAGTATGGGTAATACTGGAACGCTATTCCCCGTGAGACAAGCTCGCAGGTGAGTATGGGTAATACTGGAGCGCTATTCCCCGTGAGACAAGCGCGCAGGTGAGTATGGGTAATACTGGAGCGCTATTCCCCGTGAGACAAGCGCGCAGATGAGTATGGGTAATACTGGAGCGCTGTTCCACGTGAGACAAGCTCGCAGGTGAGTATGGGTAATATTGGTGCGCTATTCCCCGTGAGACAAGCTCGCAGGTGAGTATGGGTAATATTGGTGCGCTATTCCCCGTGAGACAAGCTCGAAGGCGAGTATGGGTAATACTGGAACGCTATTCCCCATGAGACAAGCTCGCAGGTGAGTATGGGTAATACTGGAGCGCTATTTCCCGTGAGACAAGCGCGCAGGTGAGTATGGGTAATACTGGAGCGCTGTTCCCCGTGAGACAAGCTCGCAGGTGAGTATGGGTAATATTGGAGCGCTATTCCCCGTGACAAGCTCAAAGATTGCTGGCGCCACGCCATGTTCACCTCCTGTCatgtgtaataaaaaaatcccacaccccctatttttttaatctctcTTAAATATTCATTGTCACCAGTCTACCTCCGAAGGGCCGATGATAAATTCTACCGACAAGAGACCAAAGAGTCTATTATAATCCGCGCTATTtgtctaaattatcaatcacatcctcgtaGAAACTTCTAAtggacacactgcttttacaattttgaaagaTTCTATCGCGTTTTACGCtaaaaatcatcagagattgttacgtaatcgaccggaagtaaactggtgacagtGCGGCTTGTCATCATCGCAACTAAATTAGACGTACAGTATTTTCTTAAAAGTCATCACACTGAGATAATAGTAGTGGTTTGAGATGAAAGGATACACAATTCTATTTTATTGTGTTGTCCCCAGACCTCCCCTCGCCCCTTAAGCATCAGCAGCGCAGCGCACACCAATACTGAGATAAaagttaatatttttttatttacaatacaTATGCGAAAGGTGCGCTACTGTGAAACCATCTCGTAACCTCGCTCCATCCTGCTATCTTCATTAAAATTTTGTTTGGATTATTTACAGAAACACTATGCACTCGCGGTAATGTACCATTCCTCTCGAGGACTCGGCGTCTGTTGATAGTTCTTGCAAATGAAGGATGATGGTTTCTAACATTTTAGTAGGGTTATGTACTCGGTGTGGCGAATACCGAATGTGCAGGCGGGGGCAGAATGTCTGTTAATGACAACCTGTGGAAACAAACATCTTTTCTATGACGTCATACACACATACATGGTGATCTCACTGTCATGACGTCTTACATCATGACTTCTTTGTCATGACATCGTATATGATCATCACGCTGTTATGACGCCATACACGCTGACCTAACttccatgacgtcacaaagGATTGATTATCTCAATGTAATGACGCGATACACGATGACCTTACTGTTATGTTTCGATTGTCTTGATTTTACCTATGTATATGACgactaattattttttaatcatgACTTTTTTTACTAATGCTGCACTATCTCGGTTATCTGCCTGTTTTTAAAGAGGCATGGTCTGCAAAGGATGTCAGGTTTTGCATGAAACTATTTGAAATGGCTAGAAATATTTTAGCCGTGCGAAATCACAAACAAGCGTTAAAACGTTTAATTACAGCGTAAATGCTAAACTAATCGAAGGATACCTTTTTGCCCTTTTTTTCAACTCGTGAAATCTCGCACTCCCCTAATAAGCAGTACTTATGATCTTGTATTTACAATTTCGCTCCCGACATCCTTTGCAGCCGTATTGAGATCAAGCACAGCATACCACAGGGCTCCCGATTAATCCACGTCCAGTACGTCCACCACTAAGGGTAAAGAATACTCCGAGTGTTTGATACCAAATGATACTTTTGGGACGGCCTTGTGATGCATCACAACCTGTTTGAACCGGACAATATAAGTACAGAAGCAATTGCATTTCTTGATGCATCGAAACCTGTTTAATAATAGATAATACATGGACGAGTTGGTAGTAAAAAAGCGGATTTCTGATGCATCACAACTTGTTTAAACCGGACAATATAAGGAAAGTATAGGAGCAagtaatttattttatgcatCTAAACCTGTTTAAACAGGACAGGACAatatttttggtgttttttttgtaacgaAGACCATTATGTAGCTagtctaaaaaaaacttgcacCCTCACTGGACAATCCTAAGACACGTGACCGTGACATGAAACCTCATTGGACGATTAGAGGACACATGACGTCATTTGACACGTGAATACCCTTTTTTCCATCACTTGACACACGAGTTCAGCTAGTGCCAATTCAGAGCTtctcagtgacagtgcttactaacaatacacacacGGGTCACTTGATGTGGAGCcctagctctgttgtgccttccGCACCAGTATAGCTGGTGTAGAGGTCGTAGAGGTGCCAGAGTTTTATCGGGTGATTCACAGACTTGTGAGGAAAGTTTGTACATACATGTCGTTACGACAAACAACGAAAAGTAACAATTTACCCTAGATTTCGTAACAGTGCTTAAATTGGTTATTTAGATGAATATCGATACAAATACCCTAGATTTCGTAACAGTGCTTAAATTGGTTATTTAGGTGAATATCGATACAAATATGAATCGGTATGGATCAGAAAAGATAATGAATAAACTAACATATGACTATGGAAAAATGTAGGGTCTGAAATCGGTGAAAGGCGAGGAATATGTCCAGAGCAACAGATGCCTAGATCTCGCGCCTTTTGATACCGTTGAAATACCATCGTAAAAGAGAATTTGATGATTTGTTAAAGTAGCGCGAAGTAGAAGCAATGAAAGTAGCACTGAAATTCGTGAGGAACAGCTTACTGTATAATGAAAATAGGAAGAAAAAGtgcaatttgtttttgaaagtCGGACAGACCGCTTTACCTTTTCCGGACTGTGCTGTCCGGGCCCTGGCTTCTGTGTGGAGTCCCCAGGCATAAAATTTCGACCATTCATGGAGTATGCCGCCATGCGCTTGCGATATTTGTCTGGTGACGTCACCTTGTAGGTGCCGGGTCCGGGGGTCTAGAATCGGACAGGACaaaaataatcatcaacaataaggatgatggtggttataaAGGAGAAAACGTCGAGGGAAGAAGTGACATGAAATGGCTGGATTATGATaattctctctctctccttacccaccccctcccctcgttttttatttttgctcaaaatccaAGGTGGCGGCTACGAATCGCTCGAGGCTGGTTTTTCGCTATAAAAATATCGGGCAAACGCCGGCATTGCAAGCTATTTTACCGTCCGGAGGTCTAAAATcggacaagaaaaaaataattaactcATCAGTAGCATCTGGAGTGCACTCTTTATTACAAAAACATTCTGAGCTTTGTGCGAAAAATTTTTTGTTCCAAATCAATACCCTTTGAAATTTAAACTCATGGGTCATTCTGTCTGTAATTTTTCACTTGTGTCATTTCTTATATACGCTAGTTTATGTGGTGTTTTCAAATAGATTTGAGAAACATtatagcaaaaacaaaactaaataATTTAAAAGGCCTCGGTAAGAACACTTAATTCATCCAcgaaatgctccaaaaatagcCGGCAACAAAAAGTTAGGCGgtctgataaaaaaatgagGGCGTAATGATGTTAAGCATAATATTACAATCACCACAGACCTTTTGTAAGTCCTCGCTAAATCCGCCGTTGTTACTTCGTCCTGTGAGCGAGTAGGCGGCCGCTGAGGCCTTGTTCACCACCTTGGGGCCCGTGAGCGCGGGGAGACTGTACGAGTTGGGCGAGGGAGTGATTTGTTTCTGAGCGTACTTAGTCCGTGAGCCGAACGAGTAGCTGGGAGCTTTCCGCTCGTGCGGGATGCTGTGCTTCTCGGGGGAATATTCACCTGGAAAATACACGAATTTAGGAAtgtaaaaataatgtttacCGGCAAATCACTGTTTACAATCTACTCGCTACCAACATGAACTCCCCACAACTAAACTCGTTAACATTATTGGTTATTTCGCCACCATTAAGTAAGTAAATCAAGGAAAACATCGCCTTCATCATCGTCAGCAACATCATTATATCaaatcatcaccacaaccaccaccatcataatcttttaccgtcatcattatcatcaccgcCATTATCATTAAGGCCATTGTTATCATCCAACTTAGCAACACTGTTGGGGGGTTAACAAATAAAAGAAGAAATGGATCGGAAtaataaatcaaacaaaatataaataatattatcattacaaCTACCGTGGTCATCATCAGCATTGTCAACAAACATCGATAgctatatttatatataaaatatatatttataataaaagcTTATATGTATTTTCGTGTCAAGTTCTCTTTAAATCATTACCATGaccaccaccgccatcatAATTTTTACCATCGTCAttttcaacatcatcatcaacaccatcatctcATTACTATCACCGCAATCATCATTATaaatcatcgtcgtcgtcaccACAATCAGCTCCTATATACCCAGAAACTATATAACGACATGTTTTTATCACAGCTACTTTTGTCAGTTTTAATCACCGTCTCCATCTTAACGATCACTAAAATAACATTATTTCGCAGAGTTCTGCCAATAGAATCGTATGATACAACTATTTTGTTATCAAAAATAAAGTAGAGCAAATATGTGATTACCATCCTAACCTGGTCCAGGGACGTGAGAAAGATTCTTTTCTTTAGCGCGACTATACAGCGAGAATGCCGGCGTCCCATCTTTCCCGCACTGCGTTAAGCCAGAAGGAACCATATACTTAGGGCCTGGACTTATTTGCGTAAAAAAATCTCGGTGACGCTGGCCGAAGCTGAACGCAGGATTGGTCGTTTTTCTCACGTCGTGATTCTTCTTGCCAACTGTTCCTGGTAGAAGGTACTTCGCTGGTCCAGGCCCGCGGCATTTCGCCGCGATCGTTATTTCCTTCTCTGTACAATCTACGTCTACTGTCATTTTCTGTTCCTCGCTTAGTTTTTTAACATTAGAATCTTGTTGCTTTTTGCTCGTTCTTAGCGCGAGTGTGCGCGCGGGTGATCTGGGcgattgtgacgtcacagagtATATATAATGTAAACCATTAGCTGAAACCCACGCGAGGACGTGTAGACTTTCTTGTGAAAATATTTCCCATTTTCTTGCAAAGCTGGTGCAATTAGCAAACATAAAGTTTATGTCAAGTTTTCATTCCATTACGAAAGTCTACAATATCtacttatttttctttatttagcATGAAGCGGTAATATAAAACGGCGATATTTAAAATTATGATTAACAATCTACTTATATTAACTCTtgtaaacttttaaaaaacGTGTACACAAACAACATAAATTCTCGGTGCTTCAGCAACGCAACTACATATTAAGGCATTTTTCAACACTAAAGATCTCAAAGTCAACTTTGTGATAATATAATCCTCTCTTTTCCTATTTTGATTGTTTATCCAATTAAAAAGTATTTGATAATTGCATATTTTAATCTACTTTAAGGTGAAGACCAGAATCAACGATGTAAAATTTGCTTATAAGGGCAACGCATCACATTTCAAGGTTGAAACAGAATAAATAAGTTCTCAAAGTATTCAGCAATCTAACGGTGTAAAATTTGCCTTCATAACGACAACAAATTATCACACGGTCACGTGGCTACTTTTCTGTTCCCTTAGCAACTACCACATGAATTCTAAAATTTGTAAACAACACATTATATTTACTTTATTTCAAAGCATAGGATCTGCCGTATTTTTAAACGTTTTGATGAAATTTATTTTAGCAGTATAGAAATGTGGAAATATCGCAATTATTTTTGTTACTGCACGTTAAATGTACTGTTTTTCATAAAGTTTGTGTGATCTTAAAGCTTTCGTACACTTATGTCAATGAGTGTTTTGtgatatataatatataagtTTCTCCATACAATAGACGCTAATCCTAGCCACTCGACGTGTGCACGGATACTCGGACAGTAAACAAAGCGCTACTAGACATTTGTTTGTGCAGTGTTTTTGTTATGTCAACAAACCAAAAGTAAACATAAGGTTAGCTTGAGCTTCAAATacctttttattattttatacttCCGACTCTTTTCTATATTGCACAGATTCCAATTTCATTCttcgatgaaaaaaaaagaccttTTTTTCTTGAGTTCTGTtattagcggagccagcgcggccgcaggccgcgcgcggagctccataggtatagaaatatggtaagctatgcgacttggttttgtggtcaccGCGCGGTTACCCTCTGGTGTCACAAATCAGCCAGCCAGTAATCCAGCCGcgcaatattaaaaaaaaagtgtttcaTGAGCATTCGCAAAGCATCACTTAACCAAATGACAATGTAGCTGCCATCATCAAATCATGGTCAGAGATTCCTGGTTTCGAGCGTGCGCCTTGTTGTGTCGTTGTCGGGTCATCACCCCTCGCTACCGACAGGCTACCGACAGGCTACCGACAGGCTACCGACAGGATTAGCCGTCCACAAAACCGCTAATCCAAAACCACGCATATTCCTTGGTCTAGATAGAATACAGGCGAGCAGTAGAAAAACTAGGCGCGCAGGTTTGATGGCATGGGAAATACATCAAACATTGTGTAGAGTTGAGATTCTGCGTTGTGCGCCTCTCACATTCACTACCATCACCCTAGCCGTCTACAAAACCACTGCACCACATTATATTCCCGACATTAGAAATAATATAAGCCATCTGTGGCTATGAGCGCTGAGATCGTGGGAGTAGATCAACAGAGGGCTGGAATCTTAGGTTAAACGCCTTCTTAAAACGAAAAGCAAACCACTTGAAAAGTCAGCGCAACACAACACCTCCTACCTGGTCCGGGCGGCCTTATTATCGTCTTCTTAGCGTAGCGATCCGTTCCTCCTAACGAATATTTCGGATTTCCCTCGGCTCCAACCCTTGTTATCCGTGAATCTGGAAGATACATCGGACCGGGGCTGCAATCATTTGTCAACGCATGCATGTGCTTGTTCCCAAAACTGAACGCCGGTCTCCTGTTCCTGGTGACATCGTGCATGTTATAGTTGCACGTAGTGGGAAGCATGTATCTCCCCGGACCTGGACCGCGAAAGATCGCCCCGATAGGGGGAAGTTTTACTTGATCGCCTGTTCTCGCATCGGGCATGGTGAGCTCTGTGTGCTACTAGGGGAAGTGATGAGTGAGATGGCTGGCTAGCGATTGTAGTGTGCTCAACACGCCGCGTTACGATTGACTAATTTCCGCCTAGTGTGTTATGTCAGTTATCAAAGTCAAGCCTTTGTGCTCAGACATTGAAGTAATCTCCACGGATTTACTATTGACAACACAATCATCTCTTTTTGTTTGTGAAACATAAGACTTTGCCGCTTTTGTAGCTTGCTCTGTTATCGTAAACATAGACCCCCGGAATATgtaatttccttttttctgcATTTCTAGATTTGCTAGTTTTGTCTAAGAATTCCACTTTAATCGTTTGTTTGTGTCCCAAGTAGGATAGTTACTTTGCGCTTGTTTATTAATGGCTTGCTAATGGTTTAAGTAAATTTTAGTGtaattgaaaataaacaaaagacCTAATTAAATCACACCAATGAAAACGCCAACATTCGCATGACGTGAAAATAACATGATGTTCTTACAGTATATCTGGAGACCATAGTGAAGCTGGCAGGCAACTCAGCAGGCAACTCGGTGAagttagcaggcaactcaaatGTGATGATTTGTGTAATATCTCGGCAGGTATATGGCCGATTGTCACGAAATTTTGACACGATTGTAcaaaaagtacaacaaacatattcatgcatgtatgatatcaaatattattaatcacgtgactgtgtgACGTTGAATGTTCCAGCAGGCAAGTCGTTACATCACAATTGTCGCAATATCTACGTCCCATTTTCACCGATAGTCATCAAACTTTAACCTaagtgtacaaatgtaataacgaaGACAACGCCGTATTAGTTAttctcatgacgtcatcaatcacgtgaccgtgggaaaaaacattttctcgagttcctattgagaaaacattacgaaactttcgaaatatgacaaatagcacatgggattttacaatcatgaacttttaaaatatgacgccatcaatcacgtgaccgtgggaaaaaaaatcgatatcTAGAGTTCTGACTGAAATAACAGTGAAATCGAAGTACGACAAATTATGTATGTCGTTATTAAAGCCTAACTTTTTTGGAATGTTTTCGTGatttacttttataaaaacatatagcaggcaacttgacagtacagcaggtaactcgtgatgcactgggaatatcgtattcgtcgttattaaAGCTTCACCGAGTTGCCTGCTGAGTTGCCTGCCAGCTTCACTATGGTATCTGGAGAGCTTTGCCAGAAGTGAAATCTGAATATCTATGATTCCATTTGCGAAGTACTCAACTTTTCTAGTAATATTTCTAGTAATAACATAATCTTACCACATAACATTACAGAAAAACTGTTGTCATGACAACGCAGCATTGGGTTACTCATTTGTTGTATTTCACAAAAGcgaatggtaaatggcttatCGGTACTAATtcttcgtaaaattaaagtcagagccaagcattggtaacctttaatagataattgtttttatatatccatattcttcgaaACGCAAGGTTACTTTCGaccgtagaactgccatttgccaattgccATTCGCTATTTGCACTTTCATTTTATTGAAACATTTCCTGAAATAGGTATACATGAGATTGAAGTTCGTACACAAAAGTTCGCGCAAGTGCATAAATTGTTTCAATAGTATTgagaaaagaacaaaaaaatattgtcaacAAAATTATTCGAGGAATCTTTACAAGAGACGCTTCTTCTCCGCTTCCGTTCCCAAGTGAAAATCCTGCTTTACAAGTCTTTATTATTAGTCTCGGACATTTTAGCAAAGTCCTGATTAAAATGAActttttatctaaaaaaaatctacaTCGTTTGTGATAACTGCGCACTCTCGTCAGGATATACATATCAgtcccgtacccaggatttttcttggggtgtgtgtgtgagtgggggggggggggggcggaatcagaaaaagtggacctaattatCTAATTATTCCGGGAgaaaagggaggggggtgggggggaatCTGACCCCCACcccaaaaagaataaaaaagaataaaaaagtttttctTATGCCTATGCattatctccacgggacgtttattgtcggatttggctacaaaaagtctgacttataGATTAATGACAAACCagagagtgatctagcttatgctttatagtttttttgtctacaaaaagcaCTATTGGAtagtctattgagaaccgaaagtggacttttggccgttgtgtgtgtgtgtgtgtgtgtgggggggggttaaCATTGTTTGATCGAATGCACGGCACGGATAGAAAAGTGCATCAACATAATATCATTGTGTGAGCTCTTCAAATTCTAATAACTAAggagattttttttgtatctcGGAAAGATATAGAAAAGAAAGACTAAATATAATATCGTATATTCtctttaagattttttttggcGGTGAGAGACTCCGACACCTTGAAATCAAGAGAAAATTACATCTATTATGATAGTAATGATTCAGCCATTTTGTCTAAATCAGGTCTTTCTAGCGACCAAACTATTTTCAGTGATAAACAAATGcacatttttcttgttataaTTATTGGTAGGGCGGAGTAAGTGTGGCCATTGACTTTAAAGAATGTTGATCAGCCGCTTCTTTATAaatgtttacatttgaaaatacatCTTATTAtctgcaagaaaacttcaaaataaccacccaCGAT
The DNA window shown above is from Nematostella vectensis chromosome 15, jaNemVect1.1, whole genome shotgun sequence and carries:
- the LOC5506988 gene encoding outer dense fiber protein 3 isoform X2 — protein: MFANCTSFARKWEIFSQESLHVLAWVSANGLHYIYSVTSQSPRSPARTLALRTSKKQQDSNVKKLSEEQKMTVDVDCTEKEITIAAKCRGPGPAKYLLPGTVGKKNHDVRKTTNPAFSFGQRHRDFFTQISPGPKYMVPSGLTQCGKDGTPAFSLYSRAKEKNLSHVPGPGEYSPEKHSIPHERKAPSYSFGSRTKYAQKQITPSPNSYSLPALTGPKVVNKASAAAYSLTGRSNNGGFSEDLQKTPGPGTYKVTSPDKYRKRMAAYSMNGRNFMPGDSTQKPGPGQHSPEKVVINRHSAPACTFGIRHTEYITLLKC
- the LOC5506988 gene encoding outer dense fiber protein 3 isoform X1; its protein translation is MFANCTSFARKWEIFSQESLHVLAWVSANGLHYIYSVTSQSPRSPARTLALRTSKKQQDSNVKKLSEEQKMTVDVDCTEKEITIAAKCRGPGPAKYLLPGTVGKKNHDVRKTTNPAFSFGQRHRDFFTQISPGPKYMVPSGLTQCGKDGTPAFSLYSRAKEKNLSHVPGPGEYSPEKHSIPHERKAPSYSFGSRTKYAQKQITPSPNSYSLPALTGPKVVNKASAAAYSLTGRSNNGGFSEDLQKTPGPGTYKVTSPDKYRKRMAAYSMNGRNFMPGDSTQKPGPGQHSPEKVVMHHKAVPKVSFGIKHSEYSLPLVVDVLDVD